The following proteins come from a genomic window of Gordonia westfalica:
- a CDS encoding DUF3263 domain-containing protein has protein sequence MDGAAARSQNEGDQPTPDNGVQLDPHEVGADGLSRREHDILAFERQWWKYAGAKEEAIKELFGLSATRYYQVLNALVDRPEALAADPMLVKRLRRLRASRQKARAARRLGFEIT, from the coding sequence ATGGACGGCGCAGCTGCGCGTAGCCAGAACGAAGGCGATCAACCCACCCCCGACAACGGAGTCCAGCTCGACCCGCACGAGGTCGGTGCGGACGGTCTGTCGCGCCGGGAGCACGACATCCTGGCCTTCGAACGGCAGTGGTGGAAGTACGCCGGCGCCAAAGAAGAAGCCATCAAGGAACTGTTCGGTCTGTCGGCGACCCGGTACTACCAGGTACTCAACGCGCTGGTCGACCGGCCGGAGGCCCTGGCCGCGGATCCCATGCTCGTCAAGCGACTCCGCCGTCTCCGCGCGTCGCGCCAGAAGGCCCGCGCCGCGCGTCGTCTCGGCTTCGAGATCACCTGA